In a single window of the Bactrocera dorsalis isolate Fly_Bdor chromosome 2, ASM2337382v1, whole genome shotgun sequence genome:
- the LOC105229518 gene encoding uncharacterized protein LOC105229518 has product MCINTQSWPAVVAYVLLCSSLLVSSIHSTPISVKGGLDSAPCVHDSISELIKKSPVILKALGAHIFTDDATTNELLNAAKLGAAADGGSTVNGEVKKQNLQNNLFASATFHTTVGSPTAVAATTQQQPSDISITGATATTEAATADWARKLDGAILITLTPETIYKGASLLKMTPGAENAARGGSGGGGNNGRGDGGGIGRSSYGPGCGSSATAESAYQYEGQLNATLKPLSCFDGNLLKSLPTELIVFGKLRTAQQQQQLPSEFNTAPQTDFLSISINGLHRWSPQFENHIWKHLGWDDWSDFTLCSVTCGKGVQQRFRRCLLDNPMVNFNMHLNLNAAADAEVDDGEVAVDGLSSAGVENTESLDNTLGGFNSAEFDTAAMMDTNGSDNLQLRKRKTTLKVSAEFETTPEVATVAEIVTSKVQSDHDINAVPEANLLKRLTIRATTPAVPYDGRTSITNKIDRVDYSSGKKKDNIEVLVQQFETNLRVNEASFLNNNHLKVNDKFANKLTKDEVNRKTAIEMQPKNKTERQNKRRRPMKNYSTMFCEGYNIEQRNCNTFDCSDDINDLLKFYKKVPMPEDTASPATVSLQSPAGTVDGQTTSTATAVDSASVTVNLLGNAATTGATSATNNGDASDIKASGSGATNANAVGSTLTIGNSAPSTTPANMGYIRSWRNPLNFTIMLTLRVRNDSKAAMTIFSIRNATHNMYLESCKDGLRLYLERDGTTEMLPVKFNLYDFRWHQVAISIQNGDFISIYADCSWTNSFVVSKRLYTLPLDADVEIGRGFNGELQQLLVLPDNQERHQCSNKRTSINEVKRYIIDTFIDDYGN; this is encoded by the exons ATGTGCATCAACACGCAGTCGTGGCCCGCGGTTGTCGCCTACGTCTTGCTTTGTTCCTCTCTGCTTGTATCCAGCATTCACTCGACACCTATTTCTGTGAAAGGTGGACTCGACTCCGCACCCTGTGTCCACGATAGCATCTCCGAGTTGATCAAAAAGAGCCCGGTCATACTGAAAGCTCTTGGCGCACATATCTTCACAGACGACGCCACCACCAATGAATTACTAAATGCAGCGAAATTGGGCGCTGCTGCAGATGGAGGTAGCACTGTCAATGGCGAAGTGAAAAAGCagaatttgcaaaataatttgttcGCATCAGCAACATTTCACACAACCGTTGGCAGTCCAACGGCCGTCGCAGCAACAACCCAGCAACAGCCATCGGACATCTCCATTACTGGAGCGACTGCTACTACAGAAGCGGCTACAGCGGACTGGGCCAGAAAGTTGGACGGGGccattttaataactttaacaCCGGAAACGATATACAAAGGCGCGTCACTTTTGAAAATGACACCCGGAGCGGAGAATGCAGCACGTGGAGGAAGTGGTGGCGGAGGTAACAACGGTCGAGGAGATGGCGGTGGCATAGGCCGTAGTAGCTATGGCCCTGGATGTGGCAGCAGCGCAACAGCCGAGTCCGCATATCAGTATGAAGG GCAGCTAAATGCAACACTCAAGCCTTTGTCCTGCTTCGATGGCAACCTTTTGAAAAGTCTACCCActgaattaattgtttttggcAAATTGAGAACtgcacagcagcaacaacaattaccaAGCGAATTTAATACAGCTCCACAAACTGACTTTTTGTCCATAAGCATAAATGGTTTGCATCGTTGGAGTCCACAATTTGAAAATCACATCTGGAAACATTTGG GCTGGGATGATTGGAGTGATTTTACGCTTTGCAGCGTTACATGCGGCAAAGGTGTACAACAAAGGTTTCGCCGTTGTCTGCTCGATAATCCGATGGTGAATTTCAACATGCACCTAAACTTGAACGCGGCTGCTGACGCTGAGGTGGACGATGGCGAGGTTGCAGTTGACGGGCTGAGCAGTGCAGGCGTTGAAAATACCGAATCGCTAGACAATACATTAGGAGGCTTCAACAGCGCAGAATTTGATACTGCGGCAATGATGGACACAAATGGCAGCGACAATTTACAGCTGCGAAAACGGAAAACAACCCTAAAAGTTTCCGCTGAATTTGAAACTACTCCGGAGGTTGCTACAGTTGCAGAAATTGTGACATCAAAAGTGCAATCAGACCACGATATTAATGCGGTGCCCGAAGCTAATTTGCTAAAAAGACTGACTATACGAGCCACTACACCGGCAGTACCATACGACGGAAGAACATCTATAACCAATAAGATTGACCGAGTAGATTATTCTAGTGGCAAAAAGAAAGACAATATCGAAGTATTGGTGCAACAGTTCGAAACTAATCTCCGAGTAAATGAAGCCAGTTTTCTCAACAATAACCACCTGAAAGTAAATGACAAATTTGCAAATAAGTTAACCAAGGATGAAGTGAATAGAAAAACTGCAATTGAAATGCAACCGAAGAATAAAACGGAACGTCAAAATAAGCGCCGAAGGCCAATGAAAAACTATTCCACTATGTTTTGTGAAGGTTACAACATAGAACAGCGAAATTGCAACACTTTCGATTGCAGCG ATGACATAAACGacttattaaagttttataaaaaggTCCCTATGCCGGAGGATACTGCAAGCCCCGCTACAGTTTCACTGCAATCGCCTGCCGGAACGGTTGATGGGCAAACCACATCAACAGCTACGGCGGTGGATTCAGCATCCGTGACAGTTAACTTGCTTGGCAATGCGGCTACAACAGGCGCCACATCAGCTACTAACAACGGAGATGCCTCTGATATCAAAGCTTCTGGCAGCGGTGCGACAAATGCAAATGCTGTTGGCAGCACCTTAACTATTGGCAACAGTGCACCTTCGACGACGCCAGCAAATATGGGCTACATACGTAGTTGGCGGAATCCGCTGAACTTTACGATAATGCTAACCTTGCGAGTTCGA AATGACAGTAAAGCCGCAATGACAATTTTCTCCATACGCAACGCCACCCACAATATGTATTTGGAATCGTGCAAGGACGGTCTGCGATTGTATCTAGAGCGAGACGGCACCACTGAAATGCTGCcagtgaaatttaatttatacgaTTTTCGTTGGCATCAAGTGGCCATCAG TATACAAAATGGCGATTTCATTTCCATTTATGCCGATTGCTCCTGGACAAACAGTTTTGTTGTGTCGAAGCGCCTTTACACGCTGCCACTGGATGCCGATGTGGAAATTGGACGAGGCTTTAAT ggCGAGCTGCAGCAATTATTGGTGCTGCCCGATAACCAGGAACGACATCAATGCTCCAACAAACGTACATCAATAAATGAGGTTAAACGGTACATTATCGACACGTTCATCGACGATTACGGCAACTAG